The sequence below is a genomic window from Cobetia sp. cqz5-12.
CTCTTGGGCGTGGTGATCAAAGGGTCCGTACTCGCGGAACTGGCGGAAGCAGGGGAGGCACACGCATGAGCGACGCAACCGGTTTTACCATCCCGAAGATTGAACTGGGTGACTGGATCGAGACGGGGCTTGATTACCTGACGACCAACTACTCAGGCATCACGCGCGGCATCTCCAAGTTCACCGAGACCGGCATCGATGTCCTCAACGATGCGCTGATGTGGCTACCCGAGTGGGCGCTGATCGCCCTGGTGACGCTGTTGTGCTGGCGGCTGGCCGGCACGCGCCTGGCCATCGGTTCCGTACTGGGGCTGGGACTGATCTGGAACCTGGATCTGTGGGATCCGATGATCGAATCGCTGACTCTGGTGGTGATCGCCACCCTGGTCGCCGTGGTCATCGCGGTACCACTGGGGATACTGGCGGCACTTTCGGATCGCTTCTACAAGGTCATCATGCCGGTGCTGGATTTCATGCAGACCATGCCGGCCTTCGTCTACCTGATTCCGGCGATTCCCTTCTTCGGCATCGGCTCGGTCTCCGCCATCTTCGCCACCGTGATCTTCTCGATGCCACCGGCGATTCGCTTCACCACGCTGGGCATTCGTCAGGTGCCCAACGACCTGATCGAGGCGGCCGATGCCTTCGGTGCCACCCGCAGCCAGAAACTCTTCAAGCTGCAGCTGCCGCTGTCACTGCCCACCGTGATGGCCGGCATCAACCAGACCATCATGCTGGCACTGTCGATGGTGGTGATCGCGGCCATGATCGGCGCCGATGGCCTGGGGAATGAAGTCTGGAAAGCCATCCAGCGCCTGCGTCCGGGAGATGGTTTCGAAGCGGGCATCGCGGTGGTCATCCTGGCCATGCTGCTCGACCGCCTGACCCAGACCTTCAGCAAGGAAAAGAAGCCTCGTTCGTGAGGGGCTTCATCAGTGGCCTCCGTATGCTTCATGGCTATACGGAGGCCGCCTCGAGCACTTTTCCTACCCGCCTCAGCGTTTGACTGTCGAGAGGACGATGGCTGTTGGCCGTCGACAAGCGCTCTTTGAACTCGTGTTTCGACAGACGTTCTTCGACAGATGCTTTTCGATAAATAATGAGTAAATTCGAATAAAGGGGATAACGATGAACAAGCAAGATGCCTCCCGCACTACCTTGAACGTCACTGCGAAGATGAATGCCGCCAGCAAGGCATTGCTGCTCGGCGCTGTCATGTCTTCCTCACTGGCCGGTGCAAGTGCCGTGTATGCCGCCGGTGACAAGGGCGATGTGACGCTGGCCTACGTCGAATGGTCCTCTGAAGTCGCCTCCACCAATGTGGTCAAGGCGGTGCTCGAATCACAGGGCTACAACGTCGAACTCAAGGCGCTGTCTGCGGCGGCGATGTTCCAGGCAGTTGCCTTCGGCGATGCCGATGGCATGGTCGGTGCGTGGCTCCCCACCACCCACGAAGACTACATGGCCAAGATCGCCGACAAGGTCGACGACCTGGGCGTCAATCTCGAAGGCACCAAGCTGGGGCTGGTCGTGCCGTCCTACAGCAAGCTCGAGACCATCGACGA
It includes:
- a CDS encoding ABC transporter permease; protein product: MSDATGFTIPKIELGDWIETGLDYLTTNYSGITRGISKFTETGIDVLNDALMWLPEWALIALVTLLCWRLAGTRLAIGSVLGLGLIWNLDLWDPMIESLTLVVIATLVAVVIAVPLGILAALSDRFYKVIMPVLDFMQTMPAFVYLIPAIPFFGIGSVSAIFATVIFSMPPAIRFTTLGIRQVPNDLIEAADAFGATRSQKLFKLQLPLSLPTVMAGINQTIMLALSMVVIAAMIGADGLGNEVWKAIQRLRPGDGFEAGIAVVILAMLLDRLTQTFSKEKKPRS